One stretch of Armatimonadia bacterium DNA includes these proteins:
- a CDS encoding carbohydrate-binding family 9-like protein, with protein sequence MRCLLNLILLAVVTVCPAAPLRTVTAQKVSTPVVIDGDLSEATWQAGAWNGSFVVLDQPSRKAAPQTRFKVAFDDRYLYFAAEADEPSVGTLKTAVTARDGKVYNDDCLEFMVDPTGQRVE encoded by the coding sequence ATGCGCTGTCTGCTCAACCTGATCCTGCTCGCCGTGGTGACCGTATGCCCGGCAGCACCCCTTCGTACCGTAACGGCCCAGAAGGTCTCGACGCCGGTGGTGATCGACGGAGACCTGTCTGAAGCGACCTGGCAGGCCGGCGCCTGGAACGGTTCCTTTGTCGTCCTCGATCAGCCAAGCCGCAAAGCAGCGCCCCAGACTCGCTTCAAAGTAGCCTTCGATGACCGCTACCTGTACTTCGCCGCCGAGGCCGACGAGCCGAGTGTCGGCACCTTGAAGACCGCCGTGACGGCCCGCGACGGCAAGGTCTATAACGACGACTGCCTGGAGTTCATGGTCGACCCCACCGGTCAGCGGGTGGAGT